One part of the Terrimicrobium sacchariphilum genome encodes these proteins:
- a CDS encoding DUF4159 domain-containing protein gives MRADRVGWARLQTPSPHWKRHSGSDPVLAQFIRENTSLNMDPTWYAADVENLQDLCRYPMLFSQGIGAVDNSKARLNLAEYIHRGGFLLIDACINRNVTADPDAFLADQIRVLTAILPDCEVVPLKPDHDVFHCFFQIPGGIPPHMYCDNIYDARWARHGLYGIMLGSRMAGIISLSGLQCGWDRMISPPGLPEACMRMLVNIYAYAMLQ, from the coding sequence ATGCGGGCAGACCGAGTCGGCTGGGCCAGACTCCAGACGCCAAGCCCGCACTGGAAACGGCATTCGGGTAGTGATCCCGTGCTGGCACAGTTCATCCGAGAGAACACCAGCCTCAACATGGATCCCACATGGTATGCCGCGGATGTGGAAAACCTGCAGGATCTTTGCCGATACCCCATGCTGTTTTCCCAAGGCATCGGAGCGGTCGACAACAGCAAGGCCCGCCTCAATCTCGCCGAATACATCCACAGGGGCGGCTTCCTCTTGATCGATGCCTGCATCAACCGGAATGTGACCGCAGATCCCGATGCCTTCCTCGCCGATCAGATCCGCGTATTGACGGCAATCCTACCCGACTGTGAGGTGGTTCCGCTCAAGCCTGACCACGATGTCTTTCACTGTTTCTTTCAAATTCCGGGAGGCATTCCGCCCCACATGTATTGCGACAATATTTACGATGCGCGATGGGCCAGACATGGCCTCTATGGCATCATGCTCGGTTCCCGCATGGCGGGTATCATCAGCCTCAGCGGACTTCAATGCGGCTGGGATCGCATGATCTCTCCGCCGGGCCTTCCAGAGGCCTGCATGCGAATGCTGGTAAATATCTATGCTTACGCAATGCTCCAGTGA